The following DNA comes from Camelina sativa cultivar DH55 chromosome 14, Cs, whole genome shotgun sequence.
TTGCAATCTCGGTGTCTCGACAACCGTCCATTGATCTCTGATTGATATTGGCTGATCCTATCAAAACGTATGCGTCGTCCACTACAAAGATACAATAATTCCTTTGATTCAATTCTTCATTGCTTATAGTTTATGGAAGTTTAACgaataatcaatattttttcatttcagAATGCGAGTTGTGTAGATGGTTTGTTTACCTATCATGAGCTTGGAGTGGACATAGACCATGAATCTCCGATTCCTCTGCGCATTCCAATAATGTGTTTTCTGATGAGGCAACGAAACTGGTTCAAACtctccatctttcttctcttctctgtttgCAAGACAGAAGAAGTTTAGATAATCCCTTGGATGCGATCCGTCTCCAGTTTCCCATATTGCCTCTCCAATTATCCGATACATCATTGACATCGTCTCTCTCGTCCAATGAAGTATCTCTTCAACCGTTTCACTCTCAGGTGGCCCTTCCGGCCACATTGGTATCACTATATACACTGCAAATCTCTCCTTAGTGCGTATCTTAGCAGCAATCTTTAACGCTATTTCAATAGGTATCAAGTTTGTGCATCCGCTGCAGGTTccatatattaaatatgattAACTTAACTAGATCAGAATCTCACAGTAGATGTTTAGAagttctgttaaaaaaaaactttcgtACCTATCGTTCTTGCTCTCCCAATGATCACAGCTTCCCATGAAATACTGATTCTCAATGTATATAAACCTCTCAGCCTTCCGAATTGCCTCTACGTAGCCGTCGTGTACACTCTTCTCTACCGATAAACCTCTTGGCATCTCTGTTGCTGATATGTGATCTATCGATCTTAGAACTTGAACATTCCATTTCCGGTTACTTTCCTCTGTAGGTCCAGTTAGGTTTACTAAGTTTCTGATCCCTGAAGTGTTAACTAACACTGAAGGGTTACACTGTTTCGTCCATCTCTGTTCGAAGTTCTTCAGAACATCCCAAGCTGCTGCTCCGACCACAGACACATGGCAATCGTGCCATGGCTCTCTTGGTCCGCCTCTACTTAGCTTAGCTCCGGCTACACTTGTCTGGTAGAAATCAGCCTCTGTTCCGACTGTACGAAACAGTGAATGCTCCTCGGTGTCATACCGACCATCGCAAAGATCAAACCcgccaaggaagctcatgatCTCTCGCTCCTTGGTGCTTGAGTTTGTCACACGTGTATCCAATGTGATTGTCTTTTGGTGGTGCGCAAACGCTGTAGGGAGTCTTTTGTGCAATCTTGGACACAATCTACAAATAACATTTGTGTTTCTGAAGTAAGCAAGAGCTGTTTCGACGTTTGTTCGCATTACACCTCTGTTCTTGATCATCGGTAACGACGTCTCATCATTCCACAACATTACCCTGACCGCTATGCCTTCCTCTGCTTTCCGTTTCAGAAGCTCACCAATTGTTACTCCAACAGCATGCGGAATCTCAGTCTCGTCATCACGTACGAGAACAAGATTAGGGTTTAACGCCCATCCTGCAATGTAAACCAAGTGCCTAGCACTTTCTATCGCTTTGTAAACATCTTCCCATAAATTCCTTGCATCTAAAGGAACATTATGAACCCTAGGATCAAACGTGGCCTTGTGGTGCGCATCTTGATACAGTGCTACTCTGCAATTCGATCTCTGAGGGAAGCTCGCATTGCTAATACCTTGAAAAGACTCTCCTTGAAGCGTTTTGCACCATCCCGGTTCAAGATAAGCCGGTCTGAACCACATGAGACACTTAAGCTTCAAGTTACGTTTCTTTGACCCATTGTGTGCCATCAGAGGGAAGAACCCGTTGACAACTGCTGAATTAGAAGTCAGGATCTGTTCCGCAGAGATCTGGAATCTTCCGAGAACAGAACATCGAGTCTTGAGCGTGATAGTGATGGTCGTGTCAGAAACCGGGTGTGCGCAGAGGACCTGAAAAGTCTGATTCCAGACACGGTCGTACTCTGAGCTTGTTTTAGCTaccttcttcttgtttatcttgaTGGTCACGTAAGCTGATTTTGGCTTTGTACAAATACACtgtggaaaaaaagaagataataataGCTCATGAGAAAGAACACAACGATACCATCATATGATATAGAAGACTTACATTGAAAGGAAATGGAGGAGAAAAAGGTGTTGCATCGAAGATTGTAATCTCGAGTGTTCCATGGAAGCACTCTTTCTGTTCTTTAATctccatcttctctttttttcttttcaaaatgtATCTTTAAGAGTATGAGAGTTAAATTGTTTTTGTGACTCAGATATATGTATGAAGCTGGTCAATCACATTGTTCACAAGGTTGTGTCCAtccatatatatttgtatatgtttttggtaAAACTTGTAGGATTCTCCATGGACAATcttaaagaaaacaatcaaccatatattttcacaaaattgAAGGTGAAGTGTCTTTGAATACAAACCAAGCATTCGACTCTGCTTTTACTActaggaattaaaaaaaaaaaaaaaaaaaaaNNNNNNNNNNNNNNNNNNNNNNNNNNNNNNNNNNNNNNNNNNNNNNNNNNNNNNNNNNNNNNNNNNNNNNNNNNNNNNNNNNNNNNNNNNNNNNNNNNNNAACGACAAAAATATCCTTAACCTCAATAATGCAACACGTAACAACTATATTCTACCGTAGCATCTCCGTTCTTGAGATTAATCCACTTTGTCCTAGCCTCAACATAGCCTCTAGCAAATCGGAAAAGCCCACTTCCTCCGACGATTGGCATCTCTCTAACCTCCGACATCGCCGTGTTCCGACCAAGGATCGTGATCGTGCTTCCGTTATATTTCCCTGTCTTGAAAGCAAAGTTCATCGCCATCAGAAATCCCAACTCCTTTTGGGCCGCTCCGGCGTAAAACCCTTGAGCCTGTCCCAACACCGTGGAGTTCATCGGAACTTTCGCCGTCAAAGCGTTGTCGATCATAGAGATGGCTCCGAAGTAGGAAGTGTTTGTTACCGGTGGCTGGATCATGATGGAAGTTGGGTTTGGACCGCTTAAGATGTCGTGCCAATAGACTTTGAAATGGGTTAGCTTCTCTTTTCTATGGAGACCGAGAAGTTTCCGGTCCATGGTTCTAGCGAAGTCTTCACCGTCTCCGGCAGAAGAAACGACGACGAGGAGGAGGAT
Coding sequences within:
- the LOC104742960 gene encoding phospholipase D alpha 4-like is translated as MEIKEQKECFHGTLEITIFDATPFSPPFPFNCICTKPKSAYVTIKINKKKVAKTSSEYDRVWNQTFQVLCAHPVSDTTITITLKTRCSVLGRFQISAEQILTSNSAVVNGFFPLMAHNGSKKRNLKLKCLMWFRPAYLEPGWCKTLQGESFQGISNASFPQRSNCRVALYQDAHHKATFDPRVHNVPLDARNLWEDVYKAIESARHLVYIAGWALNPNLVLVRDDETEIPHAVGVTIGELLKRKAEEGIAVRVMLWNDETSLPMIKNRGVMRTNVETALAYFRNTNVICRLCPRLHKRLPTAFAHHQKTITLDTRVTNSSTKEREIMSFLGGFDLCDGRYDTEEHSLFRTVGTEADFYQTSVAGAKLSRGGPREPWHDCHVSVVGAAAWDVLKNFEQRWTKQCNPSVLVNTSGIRNLVNLTGPTEESNRKWNVQVLRSIDHISATEMPRGLSVEKSVHDGYVEAIRKAERFIYIENQYFMGSCDHWESKNDSGCTNLIPIEIALKIAAKIRTKERFAVYIVIPMWPEGPPESETVEEILHWTRETMSMMYRIIGEAIWETGDGSHPRDYLNFFCLANREEKKDGEFEPVSLPHQKTHYWNAQRNRRFMVYVHSKLMIVDDAYVLIGSANINQRSMDGCRDTEIAIGCYQTDTNNTNEIRAYRLSLWYEHTGGQITADNLSSSEPESLECVQGLRTVGEQMWEIYSGDKVVDMLGIHLVAYPISVTRDGAIEEVGDGFFPDTKTLVKGKRSKMFPPVLTT
- the LOC104742962 gene encoding dirigent protein 20, producing the protein MAKLIFFLAVQILLLVVVSSAGDGEDFARTMDRKLLGLHRKEKLTHFKVYWHDILSGPNPTSIMIQPPVTNTSYFGAISMIDNALTAKVPMNSTVLGQAQGFYAGAAQKELGFLMAMNFAFKTGKYNGSTITILGRNTAMSEVREMPIVGGSGLFRFARGYVEARTKWINLKNGDATVEYSCYVLHY